In the genome of Actinomycetota bacterium, one region contains:
- the thrS gene encoding threonine--tRNA ligase gives MKVNVDGHPRETEPGTPLRDLAPQGALIALLDGEPVDLARELRAEEEGAEVVFPAPDDPRSLHVLRHSAAHVLAQAVLREFPDARYAIGPPVENGFYYDFDLPRPLTEDDLPRIEERVREIVAEDQPFRREEVPREQAISLFTEFDQPFKREILTGTDEEGQVKVGDVATLYHNADAFTDLCLGPHVPTTGHVKHVKLLNVSGAYWRRDESRPQLQRIYGTAWPTAEALEAYLHRLQEAERRDHRRLGRELDLFSSPPEVGAGIFVWHPKGGIVRKLLEDYAREEHLRWGYDLVTTPHIGRSILWETSGHLEKFAENMFPAIQAEEGDYYLKPMNCPFHVLIYRSRTRSYRELPLRFSELGAVYRHERSGTLHGLDRVRGMTQDDAHIFCTPDQIVDELLGVMDMTVKYYSAFGLSDPVVHLSTRPGVTIGTPEMWERAEAALREALDRSPYSYDEAPGEGAFYGPKIDFEYEDAIGRLWQLTTIQLDFGLPERFGLEYVGADNQTHRPVMIHRALYGSVERFFGVYLEHTAGALPPWLAPVQARLVPLKDDIVGDTEALAARFREAGLRTDVDTAGESMNYKIRRATLEKVPWICVVGPRELASGTLALRLRTGEQRKDVPVDEFLALAAKDVAERAVAPSLGG, from the coding sequence ATGAAGGTCAACGTGGATGGACACCCGCGCGAGACGGAGCCGGGCACCCCGCTCCGCGATCTCGCGCCGCAGGGCGCGCTGATCGCGCTGCTCGACGGCGAGCCGGTGGATCTGGCGCGGGAGCTCCGCGCCGAGGAGGAAGGAGCCGAGGTCGTCTTCCCGGCCCCCGACGATCCCCGCTCGCTGCACGTCCTGCGTCATTCCGCCGCCCACGTGCTCGCGCAAGCCGTCCTGCGTGAGTTCCCGGACGCGCGGTACGCGATCGGTCCTCCCGTCGAGAACGGCTTCTACTACGACTTCGACCTGCCACGTCCGCTGACCGAGGACGACCTGCCGCGGATAGAGGAGCGTGTTCGAGAGATCGTCGCGGAGGACCAGCCGTTCCGACGCGAGGAGGTGCCGCGCGAGCAGGCGATCTCGCTCTTCACCGAGTTCGACCAGCCGTTCAAGCGTGAGATCCTGACCGGGACGGACGAGGAGGGCCAGGTGAAGGTGGGGGACGTGGCCACCCTGTACCACAACGCCGACGCCTTCACCGATCTCTGCCTGGGCCCCCACGTGCCCACCACCGGACACGTGAAGCACGTGAAGCTGCTCAACGTCTCCGGCGCCTACTGGCGGCGCGACGAGAGCCGCCCCCAGCTGCAGCGCATCTACGGCACCGCCTGGCCGACCGCCGAGGCGCTGGAGGCATACCTGCACCGGTTGCAGGAGGCGGAGCGTCGTGACCACCGACGACTCGGTCGCGAGCTCGACCTGTTCTCGTCGCCGCCCGAGGTGGGAGCCGGGATCTTCGTGTGGCATCCGAAGGGCGGGATCGTGCGCAAGCTCCTGGAGGACTACGCACGCGAAGAGCACCTCCGGTGGGGGTACGACCTCGTGACGACCCCCCACATCGGACGCTCGATCCTATGGGAGACCTCCGGTCACCTGGAGAAGTTCGCCGAGAACATGTTCCCGGCCATCCAGGCCGAGGAGGGGGACTACTACCTCAAGCCGATGAACTGCCCCTTCCACGTCCTGATCTACCGCTCCAGGACCCGGTCCTACCGGGAGCTCCCGCTGCGGTTCTCGGAGCTCGGAGCCGTCTACCGGCACGAGCGCTCGGGCACGCTGCACGGCCTCGACCGGGTGCGCGGGATGACGCAGGACGACGCGCACATCTTCTGCACGCCCGACCAGATCGTCGATGAGCTGCTCGGTGTGATGGACATGACGGTCAAGTACTACAGCGCGTTCGGACTGTCCGACCCCGTCGTGCACCTGTCGACCCGCCCCGGTGTCACCATCGGCACCCCGGAGATGTGGGAGCGGGCCGAGGCCGCGCTCCGCGAGGCTCTGGACCGCTCTCCCTACTCCTACGACGAGGCACCCGGGGAGGGAGCGTTCTACGGACCGAAGATCGACTTCGAGTACGAGGACGCGATCGGACGCCTCTGGCAGCTGACGACGATCCAGCTCGACTTCGGGCTCCCCGAGCGTTTCGGTCTCGAGTACGTCGGCGCCGACAACCAGACCCACCGCCCGGTCATGATCCACCGGGCGCTGTACGGGTCCGTGGAGCGGTTCTTCGGTGTCTACCTCGAGCACACCGCGGGAGCCCTCCCGCCCTGGCTCGCGCCCGTCCAGGCGCGCCTCGTCCCGCTGAAGGACGACATCGTGGGGGACACGGAGGCGCTGGCCGCCCGCTTCCGGGAGGCCGGGCTACGCACCGACGTCGACACGGCCGGCGAGTCGATGAACTACAAGATCCGCCGGGCCACGCTCGAGAAGGTGCCCTGGATCTGCGTGGTCGGGCC
- a CDS encoding PGPGW domain-containing protein, with the protein MGGTERSSAWVVRNGRRVGVTVVGGILVAVGVLLLALPGPGLLLIAAGLAVLATEYRWARRALRRTRELARSAKDRSGEAARRGSG; encoded by the coding sequence ATGGGAGGGACCGAACGTTCTTCGGCCTGGGTGGTCCGCAACGGCCGGCGAGTGGGAGTGACGGTCGTAGGCGGCATCCTGGTCGCCGTGGGCGTCCTGCTGCTCGCCCTCCCGGGTCCCGGCCTGCTCCTGATCGCTGCCGGCCTCGCCGTCCTGGCCACCGAGTACCGCTGGGCCAGGCGCGCCCTGCGCCGGACCCGTGAGCTCGCTCGGTCGGCGAAGGACCGCTCCGGCGAGGCCGCCCGGCGCGGGTCCGGATAG